The following proteins are encoded in a genomic region of Bradyrhizobium sp. SK17:
- a CDS encoding NIPSNAP family protein, producing the protein MTITVFIRYQLDPFKRALFEEYARNWLSIIPRCGGNLLGYWMPHEGTNNIASALISFESLAAYEAYRARLRQDSEGMANFNFAEQNRFILAEERTFLRKVEL; encoded by the coding sequence ATGACCATCACCGTCTTCATCCGCTACCAGCTCGATCCGTTCAAGCGCGCGCTGTTCGAGGAGTATGCGCGGAACTGGCTCTCGATCATCCCGCGCTGCGGCGGCAATCTGCTCGGCTACTGGATGCCGCATGAAGGCACCAACAACATCGCGTCGGCGCTGATCTCGTTCGAGAGCCTCGCCGCCTACGAGGCCTATCGCGCGCGGTTGCGCCAGGACAGTGAGGGCATGGCGAACTTCAACTTCGCGGAGCAAAACCGCTTCATCCTCGCCGAGGAGCGGACATTTCTGCGCAAGGTCGAGCTATAG
- a CDS encoding antibiotic biosynthesis monooxygenase: MIAVIFEVWPKPEHRQQYFDLAAELKPILQEIDGFISVERFESITEKGKFVSLSFFRDEAAVEAWRNTIEHRRTQAKGRARIFDDYRLRVASVMRDYGLNEREQAPKDSRAVHEH; this comes from the coding sequence ATGATCGCCGTGATCTTCGAAGTCTGGCCGAAGCCGGAACACCGCCAGCAATATTTCGACCTCGCCGCCGAGCTGAAGCCGATCCTCCAGGAGATCGATGGCTTCATCTCGGTCGAGCGGTTCGAGAGCATCACCGAAAAAGGCAAGTTCGTGTCGCTGTCGTTCTTCCGCGACGAGGCTGCGGTCGAAGCCTGGCGCAACACGATCGAGCATCGCCGCACCCAGGCCAAGGGCCGCGCGCGGATTTTTGACGACTACCGCCTGCGCGTTGCCAGCGTGATGCGCGACTACGGTTTAAACGAACGCGAGCAGGCGCCAAAAGACAGTCGCGCGGTGCACGAGCACTAG
- a CDS encoding Zn-ribbon domain-containing OB-fold protein, with the protein MSEAKKYNAPVTNPETAPFWEAAKAGKFMIKRCTTCGEAHYFPRAICPFCFSDKTVWEESSGEATVYTYSLMRKSPTGPYAIAYVTLKEGPSLQTNIVDCDLETVKIGQKVKVVWKPTDGAPLPFFTPA; encoded by the coding sequence ATGTCTGAAGCCAAGAAGTACAATGCCCCGGTGACCAATCCGGAGACCGCGCCGTTCTGGGAAGCGGCGAAGGCAGGCAAGTTCATGATCAAGCGCTGCACCACCTGCGGCGAGGCGCACTACTTCCCGCGCGCGATCTGCCCGTTCTGCTTCTCCGACAAGACGGTGTGGGAAGAGTCGAGCGGCGAGGCCACGGTCTATACTTACAGCCTGATGCGGAAGTCGCCGACCGGTCCCTACGCGATCGCCTATGTGACGCTGAAGGAAGGTCCGTCGCTGCAGACCAACATCGTCGATTGCGATCTGGAGACGGTGAAGATCGGCCAGAAGGTGAAGGTGGTGTGGAAGCCGACCGACGGCGCCCCGCTGCCGTTCTTCACGCCGGCCTGA
- a CDS encoding oxaloacetate decarboxylase, giving the protein MPLPTADKRTAFKKLHESGCFIIPNPFDVGSARALQHLGFKALASTSAGFAWTIGKADNRVTVDDVCDHLTALCAAVDIPVNADFEGGFAVEPEKVAANVARGVKTGVAGLSIEDSTGDAANVLFEHKLAVERIKAARKAIDADNSGVLLTGRCEAFLWGKKDLNLVIERLQAYSEAGADVLYAPGIATKEEISAVVKAVAPKPVNLLIGGASELTLQAVGDLGVRRISVGGALARMAWSGVMKAAKEMAEKGTFSEFANGYPGGELNKMFK; this is encoded by the coding sequence ATGCCACTGCCAACTGCTGACAAACGCACAGCCTTCAAGAAGCTGCACGAGAGCGGATGCTTCATCATTCCGAACCCGTTCGATGTCGGCAGCGCCCGCGCATTGCAACATCTCGGCTTCAAGGCGCTGGCCTCGACCAGCGCGGGTTTTGCCTGGACCATCGGCAAGGCCGACAACCGCGTCACCGTCGATGACGTCTGCGATCACCTGACCGCGCTGTGCGCGGCGGTCGATATTCCCGTCAACGCGGACTTCGAGGGCGGCTTCGCGGTTGAGCCGGAGAAGGTTGCGGCCAATGTCGCGCGTGGCGTCAAGACCGGCGTCGCCGGGCTCTCGATCGAGGACTCCACCGGTGATGCGGCCAATGTGCTGTTCGAGCACAAGCTCGCGGTCGAGCGCATCAAGGCGGCGCGCAAGGCGATCGACGCGGACAACAGCGGCGTGCTGCTGACCGGCCGCTGCGAGGCGTTCCTGTGGGGCAAGAAGGACCTCAACCTGGTGATCGAGCGGCTGCAAGCCTATTCGGAAGCCGGAGCAGACGTCCTGTACGCGCCGGGCATCGCGACCAAGGAGGAGATTTCGGCGGTCGTGAAGGCAGTGGCGCCGAAGCCGGTCAATCTCCTGATCGGCGGCGCCTCCGAACTGACGCTGCAAGCGGTCGGCGACCTCGGCGTGCGCCGGATCAGCGTCGGCGGAGCGCTGGCGCGGATGGCGTGGAGCGGCGTCATGAAGGCGGCCAAGGAGATGGCGGAGAAGGGCACCTTCAGCGAATTCGCCAACGGCTATCCCGGCGGCGAGCTCAACAAGATGTTCAAATAG
- a CDS encoding trimeric intracellular cation channel family protein, translating into MWTMPPTDSVLHVLSFIAVAAQSMTAALAAGRRSMDWAGVCMLGAITALGGGTIRDVLLGHYPLLWVAQPIYLAVAAAGAFATILLARLVHRLNLAFLVLDAIGLVVFTMAGCDVAWQVDASLPIVIVSGMITGCAGGVLRDILCNEVPLLFRSELYASVSVVTGLFYATAFGLNLNPPIWTLLTFALGLSFRMLAIRYKWEMPKFVFSGEER; encoded by the coding sequence ATGTGGACCATGCCGCCCACCGATTCGGTGCTGCACGTGCTCTCGTTCATCGCGGTTGCGGCGCAGTCGATGACGGCGGCGCTGGCGGCCGGCCGGCGCAGCATGGATTGGGCGGGCGTCTGCATGCTGGGCGCAATCACCGCGCTCGGCGGCGGCACCATCCGCGACGTGCTGCTCGGGCATTATCCGCTGCTCTGGGTCGCGCAGCCGATCTACCTCGCGGTCGCTGCCGCCGGCGCCTTCGCCACCATCCTGCTGGCGCGGCTGGTTCACCGGCTCAATCTCGCCTTCCTGGTGCTCGATGCGATCGGGCTCGTGGTGTTCACCATGGCCGGCTGCGACGTGGCCTGGCAGGTCGACGCCTCGCTGCCGATCGTGATCGTCTCCGGCATGATCACCGGCTGCGCCGGCGGCGTGCTGCGCGACATCCTCTGCAACGAGGTGCCGCTGTTGTTCCGTAGCGAGCTCTACGCCAGCGTCTCCGTGGTGACGGGACTGTTCTATGCCACCGCCTTCGGGCTGAACCTCAACCCGCCGATCTGGACCCTGCTGACCTTCGCGCTCGGCCTGAGCTTCCGGATGCTGGCGATCCGCTACAAATGGGAGATGCCGAAATTCGTGTTCAGCGGCGAGGAGCGTTGA
- a CDS encoding helix-turn-helix transcriptional regulator — protein sequence MKAGPDISRIAALVGDPARCNMLTALMTGRALTASELAQEAGITPQTASSHLAKLEAGGLIEPEKQGRHRYYRLSDPDVADVLEGLQGIAARAGHMRVRTGPKDPALRRARICYDHLAGDLGVQMLDSMKRQKLVRQSKQAIELTGEGKRFMAEQLQIDADALTHPRRPVCKACLDWSERRHHLAGTLGAAMMDRFTELKWAARDAAPGSRVVNFSRNGEKRFAALFGAAE from the coding sequence ATGAAAGCAGGACCCGACATCTCCCGGATCGCCGCCCTGGTCGGCGATCCCGCACGCTGCAACATGCTGACCGCGCTGATGACCGGCCGCGCGCTGACGGCGAGCGAGCTGGCGCAAGAGGCCGGCATCACGCCGCAGACGGCAAGCTCGCATCTCGCCAAGCTCGAGGCCGGCGGGCTGATCGAACCCGAGAAGCAGGGCCGCCACCGCTATTATCGCCTCAGCGATCCCGACGTCGCCGACGTGCTGGAAGGCCTCCAGGGCATCGCCGCCCGCGCCGGCCATATGCGGGTGCGCACCGGGCCGAAGGATCCGGCGCTGCGCCGCGCCCGGATCTGCTACGACCATCTCGCCGGCGATCTCGGCGTGCAGATGCTCGACAGCATGAAGCGGCAGAAGCTGGTGCGACAGAGCAAGCAGGCGATCGAGCTCACCGGCGAAGGCAAGCGTTTCATGGCCGAGCAATTGCAGATCGACGCCGACGCGCTGACCCATCCGCGTCGTCCGGTATGCAAGGCCTGCCTCGACTGGAGCGAGCGGCGGCACCATCTCGCCGGCACGCTCGGCGCCGCGATGATGGACCGCTTCACCGAATTGAAATGGGCCGCGCGCGACGCGGCGCCGGGCAGCCGCGTGGTCAATTTCTCCCGCAACGGCGAGAAGCGGTTCGCAGCACTGTTTGGTGCTGCCGAGTAA
- a CDS encoding cytochrome c, translated as MRRRHRTTRAILAVALLCSAFTAGECAAATTDDIIARGKALTIAGDCASCHTADPAKPFAGGKRIDTPFGAVFSPNLTPDRDTGIGGWSDDDFVRALRSGVSPDGTHYYPAFPYPYFAKLIRDDILAIRAYLATLAPVSNKTPPPELRWPLDYRGLMRAWNALFFTPGIIQPDQGKAADWNRGRYLVEALAHCGACHTPKNAFGADKRDQPFAGSMIQGMFAPRLDGAARSGLKSWSADDIAEYLQSGRNGHSHAGPLMSEVVVNSTSQMSDADVRAIAVYLKSLPAGAPEPEVTPPSPAQMGDGERIYRGACVACHELDGSGAPRIYPPLPGNANLQSVNPASTLRIILDGAQTVTTPRAPNSGSMPAYPKLSDQEVADVATYIRNSWGNAAPAVTADEVAKARAAK; from the coding sequence ATGCGGCGACGACATCGGACGACGCGTGCGATTCTGGCTGTCGCGCTGTTGTGCAGTGCGTTCACGGCCGGCGAATGCGCCGCCGCGACGACCGACGACATCATCGCCCGCGGCAAGGCGCTCACCATCGCCGGCGACTGCGCGAGTTGCCACACGGCCGACCCGGCAAAACCGTTCGCCGGGGGCAAGCGGATCGACACCCCGTTCGGCGCGGTGTTCTCGCCGAACCTGACCCCCGACCGCGATACCGGCATCGGCGGCTGGAGCGATGACGATTTCGTCCGTGCGCTGCGCAGCGGCGTCTCGCCTGACGGGACGCATTATTATCCCGCGTTCCCCTACCCTTATTTCGCGAAGCTGATCCGCGACGACATCCTTGCGATCCGTGCCTATCTCGCGACGCTGGCGCCGGTCAGCAACAAGACGCCACCGCCGGAGTTGCGCTGGCCACTCGACTATCGCGGGCTGATGCGGGCCTGGAATGCGCTGTTCTTCACACCGGGGATCATCCAGCCGGACCAGGGCAAGGCTGCGGACTGGAATCGCGGCCGCTACCTCGTCGAGGCCCTCGCCCATTGCGGCGCCTGCCACACGCCGAAGAACGCGTTCGGCGCCGACAAACGCGACCAGCCGTTCGCAGGCAGCATGATCCAGGGCATGTTCGCGCCCAGGCTCGACGGCGCGGCGCGCAGCGGGCTCAAGTCCTGGAGCGCTGACGATATCGCCGAATACCTCCAGAGCGGCCGCAACGGCCATAGCCACGCCGGCCCGCTGATGTCGGAGGTGGTGGTCAACTCGACCTCGCAGATGAGCGACGCCGACGTGCGCGCGATCGCGGTCTATCTGAAGAGCCTGCCCGCCGGCGCACCGGAGCCCGAGGTCACGCCGCCCTCGCCCGCGCAGATGGGCGACGGCGAGCGGATCTATCGCGGCGCCTGTGTCGCCTGCCATGAGCTCGACGGCTCGGGCGCACCACGGATCTATCCGCCGCTGCCCGGCAACGCCAATCTGCAATCGGTCAATCCTGCGAGCACGCTGCGCATCATCCTCGACGGGGCGCAGACCGTGACCACGCCGCGCGCGCCCAACTCAGGCTCGATGCCGGCCTATCCCAAGCTCAGCGATCAGGAGGTCGCCGATGTCGCGACCTATATCCGCAATTCCTGGGGCAACGCCGCGCCGGCCGTGACGGCGGACGAGGTTGCCAAAGCGCGCGCAGCGAAGTGA
- a CDS encoding MaoC family dehydratase: MPIVYEQLMALKNLGQKYSYGDRDVMLYAYGIGLGADPMDEKELAFVNEGVLTPRPLKVVPTFASVAAWGAGPGEMNLNRVMVVDGERDITFHKPFATAAHITADSTVLDVFDKGKDKGAVIRHQTVLKDEKGDKLATLVASRFARGDGGFGGPSDGQPEPHKVPERAPDKVVDITTRPDQALIYRLCGDRNPLHSDPEFAKKAGFPRPILHGMCTYGITCRGVLQTYADYDPSAFKQHAARFSSPVFPGETVTMELWKDGNVVSFEAKVKSRGVTVIKSGRTVLA, from the coding sequence ATGCCAATCGTGTACGAACAGCTGATGGCCCTGAAAAATCTCGGCCAGAAGTACAGCTACGGCGACCGCGACGTGATGCTCTATGCCTATGGCATCGGGCTCGGCGCCGATCCGATGGACGAGAAGGAGCTGGCCTTCGTCAACGAGGGCGTGCTGACGCCGCGTCCGCTCAAGGTGGTGCCGACGTTCGCGTCGGTCGCGGCCTGGGGCGCCGGTCCCGGGGAAATGAACCTCAACCGCGTGATGGTGGTCGACGGCGAGCGCGACATCACCTTCCACAAGCCGTTCGCGACCGCGGCCCACATCACGGCCGACTCGACCGTGCTCGACGTGTTCGACAAGGGCAAGGACAAGGGCGCGGTGATCCGTCACCAGACCGTGCTGAAGGACGAGAAGGGCGACAAGCTCGCCACCCTCGTCGCCTCGCGCTTCGCCCGCGGCGATGGCGGCTTCGGCGGCCCGTCCGACGGCCAACCCGAGCCGCACAAGGTGCCGGAGCGGGCGCCGGACAAGGTGGTCGACATCACGACGCGGCCCGACCAGGCGCTGATCTACCGGCTGTGCGGCGACCGCAACCCGCTGCATTCTGACCCGGAATTCGCCAAGAAGGCCGGCTTCCCGCGGCCGATCCTGCACGGCATGTGCACCTACGGCATCACCTGCCGCGGCGTGTTGCAGACCTATGCCGACTACGATCCCTCTGCCTTCAAGCAGCATGCGGCACGGTTCTCCTCGCCGGTGTTTCCCGGCGAGACCGTGACGATGGAGCTGTGGAAGGACGGCAACGTGGTGTCGTTCGAGGCCAAGGTGAAATCGCGCGGCGTCACCGTGATCAAGAGCGGCAGGACGGTGCTGGCGTAG
- a CDS encoding thiolase domain-containing protein, translating into MTIKGKAYIAGIYEHPTRHAPDKSTAQLHAEVAKGAIEDAGLTKDDIDGYFCAGDAPGGLWPMVDYLGFNTKKLRHVDSTETGGCSYLIHLGHAAEAIAAGKCSVALVTLAGKPRTGPMAPRASGAEADFELAYGATTHNAYGMCAMRHMHDYGTTSEQLAWIKVAASHHAQYNPHAMLKEVVTVEDVLNSPMISDPLRRMDCCVVTDGGGAMIVTTPEIAKSLKKPLVRLIGHGEAAKGPRGGKDLDLTYSAGVWSGPRAFEEAGVTPKDIKYASIYDSFTITVLMQLEDLGFCKKGEGGKFVADGNLISGVGKLPFNTDGGGLCSNHPVNRGGMTKILEAVRQLRGEAHPKVQVKNCDLAIAHGTGGLLGVRHAASTCILERA; encoded by the coding sequence TTGACCATCAAGGGCAAGGCCTACATTGCCGGGATCTACGAGCATCCCACCCGGCATGCACCCGATAAATCAACAGCACAGCTTCACGCCGAGGTCGCCAAGGGCGCGATCGAGGATGCCGGGCTCACCAAGGACGATATCGACGGCTATTTCTGCGCCGGCGATGCGCCGGGCGGGCTGTGGCCGATGGTCGACTATCTCGGTTTCAACACCAAGAAGCTGCGTCACGTCGACTCCACCGAGACCGGTGGCTGTTCCTATCTGATCCATCTCGGCCACGCCGCCGAGGCGATCGCCGCCGGCAAGTGCTCGGTCGCGCTGGTCACGCTGGCGGGCAAGCCGCGCACCGGCCCGATGGCGCCGCGCGCCTCCGGCGCCGAGGCCGATTTCGAATTGGCTTACGGGGCTACCACGCACAATGCCTATGGCATGTGTGCCATGCGCCATATGCACGACTACGGCACCACCTCCGAGCAGCTCGCCTGGATCAAGGTCGCGGCCTCGCATCACGCGCAATACAATCCGCATGCGATGCTGAAGGAGGTCGTCACCGTCGAGGACGTGCTGAACTCGCCGATGATCTCGGATCCGCTGCGCCGGATGGATTGCTGCGTCGTCACCGACGGCGGCGGCGCGATGATCGTCACGACGCCGGAGATCGCCAAGAGCCTGAAGAAGCCGCTGGTGCGGCTGATCGGCCATGGCGAGGCGGCGAAGGGGCCGCGCGGCGGCAAGGATCTCGACCTGACCTATTCCGCCGGCGTGTGGTCCGGCCCGCGCGCCTTCGAAGAGGCGGGCGTGACGCCGAAAGACATCAAGTACGCCTCGATCTATGACAGCTTCACCATAACGGTGCTGATGCAGCTCGAGGACCTCGGCTTCTGCAAGAAGGGCGAGGGCGGCAAGTTCGTCGCCGACGGCAATCTGATCTCGGGGGTCGGCAAGCTGCCGTTCAACACCGATGGCGGCGGCCTGTGCAGCAACCATCCCGTCAATCGCGGCGGCATGACCAAGATCCTCGAGGCCGTCCGCCAGTTGCGCGGCGAGGCGCATCCGAAGGTGCAGGTGAAGAACTGCGACCTCGCGATCGCCCACGGCACCGGCGGCCTGCTCGGCGTTCGCCACGCCGCCTCAACCTGTATTCTGGAGCGTGCGTGA
- a CDS encoding indolepyruvate ferredoxin oxidoreductase family protein: MGINQGPISLDQKYTQGTGHVFMTGIQALVRLPMAQIRRDRAAGLNTAGFISGYRGSPLGGYDQQLFAARKHLEQYNIKFQPGVNEDLAATAIWGSQQLALSPGAKYDGAVGIWYGKGPGVDRCGDVFRHGNAAGSAKNGGVLCLAGDDHGAKSSTVPHQSDHAFISALMPYLYPSSIHEMIEMGLLGIAMSRYSGCWVGMKVITETVETTAEIDLTDEMTPFIIPTDFELPPGGLNIRWPDDRFEQDRRLQDYKGFAAIAFARANKVNRITMDSPNARYGIMASGKSYEDIRQALRELGITPEIAAKIGIRLYKIGMPWPLEPEGVRNFAVGLEEIFIVEERREIVENQVKQELFNWRDDVRPRIVGKMDDHDKRFLTFAAELSVASLASSLTERLLRLNLNPEIAEMLRAKADWFNGRQSTQMQATAPVSRTPYFCSGCPHNTSTKVPEGSRALAGIGCHFMALWMNRSTETFTHMGGEGVPWVGVAPFTNENHIFANLGDGTYFHSGILAIRQAIASKANITYKILYNDAVAMTGGQRHDGDLSPQQITFQLHAEGIREIYLVSENPDAYPADTIAPGVKLFHRDELENVQKMCRDTKGTSAIVFVQTCAAEKRRRRKRGLMEDPARRVLINPAVCEGCGDCSVQSNCISVEPLETELGRKRAINQSTCNKDYSCVKGFCPSFVTVDGGTLKRRARTELGDIGALPEPAAKPALDRPYNIAVGGVGGTGVLTIGALLGMAAHIEGKASMILDMSGLAQKGGAVLSHVRLSEHTADVTCSRIVTGTADLVLAADEVVAVSKDTITLCDASRTVGIINSHIIPTADFILNRDFNFQTRKVNSVLETELRKDSAFFDFTKPAEALLGDSIATNIMMLGFAYQRGLLPLSAESIQQAIEVNGVSIKMNTQAFQLGRLAAADPARLAAMMKGQDDDAAPVKSLDAMSLDEIITHRMGLLTDYQNGRLARRYRKLVDQVRDAAIKGGYGEALPRAVAINYARLLAYKDEYEVARLFTDGRFEKQLRDQFEGDFKFNFNLAPPILGGGLDAQGRPKKRAFGSWMMSAFRVMARLRFVRGTPLDIFGYNADRKLERDLIAGYEKDVATVLSLLSPLNHDIAVELLSLPERIRGYGPVKEKAVNEAKVRYTQLAADLANPPPAPRQMAAE; the protein is encoded by the coding sequence ATGGGAATCAACCAAGGGCCTATCAGCCTCGACCAGAAATACACCCAGGGCACCGGCCATGTCTTCATGACCGGCATCCAGGCGCTGGTCCGCCTGCCGATGGCGCAGATCAGGCGTGACCGCGCCGCAGGCCTCAACACGGCAGGCTTCATCTCCGGCTATCGCGGTTCCCCCCTCGGCGGCTACGACCAGCAGCTGTTCGCCGCCCGCAAGCACCTCGAACAATACAACATCAAATTCCAACCCGGCGTGAACGAGGATCTCGCGGCCACCGCGATCTGGGGCTCGCAGCAGCTCGCGTTGTCGCCCGGCGCCAAATATGATGGCGCGGTCGGCATCTGGTACGGCAAGGGCCCCGGCGTCGATCGCTGCGGTGACGTGTTCCGCCACGGCAATGCCGCGGGCTCCGCCAAGAACGGCGGCGTGCTCTGCCTCGCCGGCGACGACCATGGCGCAAAGTCTTCCACCGTCCCGCATCAGTCCGACCACGCCTTCATCTCTGCGCTGATGCCCTATCTCTACCCCTCCAGCATCCATGAAATGATCGAGATGGGCCTCCTGGGGATCGCGATGTCGCGCTACTCGGGTTGCTGGGTCGGCATGAAGGTGATCACCGAGACGGTCGAGACCACGGCCGAAATCGACCTCACCGACGAGATGACACCCTTCATCATCCCGACCGATTTCGAATTGCCGCCGGGCGGCCTCAACATCCGCTGGCCCGACGACCGCTTCGAGCAGGACCGGCGGTTGCAGGACTACAAGGGCTTCGCCGCGATCGCGTTTGCCCGCGCCAACAAGGTCAACCGCATCACCATGGATTCGCCGAACGCGCGCTACGGCATCATGGCGTCCGGTAAGAGCTATGAGGACATCCGCCAGGCGCTGCGTGAGCTCGGCATCACGCCCGAGATCGCAGCCAAGATCGGCATCCGGCTCTACAAGATCGGCATGCCCTGGCCGCTGGAGCCGGAAGGCGTGCGCAACTTCGCCGTCGGCCTCGAGGAGATCTTCATCGTCGAGGAGCGCCGCGAGATCGTCGAGAACCAGGTCAAGCAGGAGCTGTTCAATTGGCGCGACGACGTGCGCCCGCGCATCGTCGGCAAGATGGACGATCACGACAAGCGCTTCCTGACCTTCGCTGCCGAGCTCAGCGTCGCCTCGCTGGCGAGCTCGCTCACCGAACGGCTGCTTCGACTTAATCTCAATCCCGAAATCGCCGAGATGCTGCGCGCCAAGGCAGACTGGTTCAACGGCCGCCAGTCGACCCAGATGCAGGCGACCGCACCAGTCAGCCGCACGCCGTATTTCTGCTCGGGCTGCCCGCACAACACCTCGACCAAGGTGCCGGAAGGCAGCCGCGCGCTGGCCGGCATCGGCTGCCACTTCATGGCGCTGTGGATGAACCGCTCGACCGAGACCTTCACCCATATGGGCGGCGAGGGCGTGCCGTGGGTCGGCGTCGCGCCGTTCACCAATGAGAACCACATCTTCGCCAATCTCGGCGACGGCACCTATTTCCATTCCGGCATTCTCGCGATCCGCCAGGCGATCGCCTCCAAGGCCAACATCACCTACAAGATCCTCTACAACGACGCGGTCGCGATGACCGGTGGCCAGCGTCACGACGGCGACCTGTCGCCCCAGCAGATCACCTTCCAGCTTCATGCCGAGGGCATTCGCGAGATCTACCTGGTCTCGGAAAATCCCGACGCCTATCCGGCCGATACCATCGCGCCCGGCGTCAAGCTGTTCCACCGCGACGAGCTGGAGAACGTCCAGAAGATGTGCCGCGACACCAAGGGCACCTCGGCGATCGTGTTCGTGCAGACCTGCGCGGCCGAGAAGCGCCGCCGCCGCAAGCGCGGCCTGATGGAGGATCCGGCGCGTCGCGTGCTGATCAACCCGGCGGTCTGCGAAGGCTGCGGCGACTGTTCGGTGCAGTCGAACTGTATCTCGGTCGAGCCGCTGGAGACGGAGCTGGGGCGCAAGCGCGCCATCAACCAGTCGACCTGCAACAAGGACTATTCCTGCGTGAAGGGTTTCTGCCCGTCCTTCGTCACGGTCGACGGCGGCACCCTCAAGCGCCGCGCACGCACCGAACTCGGCGATATCGGCGCTCTGCCGGAGCCGGCAGCGAAGCCTGCGCTGGATCGGCCCTACAACATCGCGGTCGGTGGCGTCGGCGGCACCGGCGTGCTGACGATCGGCGCGCTGCTCGGGATGGCCGCGCATATCGAGGGCAAGGCCTCGATGATCCTCGACATGTCCGGCCTTGCGCAGAAGGGCGGCGCGGTGCTCAGCCACGTGCGGCTCTCCGAGCATACGGCAGACGTGACCTGCTCGCGTATCGTGACCGGCACCGCCGATCTGGTGCTCGCGGCCGACGAGGTCGTGGCGGTCTCGAAGGACACCATTACGCTCTGCGATGCCAGCCGCACCGTCGGCATCATCAACAGCCACATCATCCCGACCGCGGATTTCATCCTCAATCGCGACTTCAACTTCCAGACCCGCAAGGTCAACAGCGTGCTGGAGACGGAGCTGCGCAAGGACTCCGCGTTCTTCGACTTCACCAAGCCGGCTGAAGCGCTGCTCGGTGACTCCATCGCCACCAACATCATGATGCTGGGCTTTGCCTATCAGCGCGGGCTGCTGCCGCTGTCGGCGGAATCGATCCAGCAGGCGATCGAGGTCAATGGCGTCTCGATCAAGATGAACACGCAGGCGTTCCAGCTCGGACGTCTGGCCGCGGCAGATCCGGCGCGGCTCGCTGCGATGATGAAGGGGCAGGACGACGACGCAGCCCCGGTCAAGTCGCTGGACGCGATGTCGCTCGACGAGATCATCACCCATCGCATGGGTCTGCTGACCGACTATCAGAACGGCCGGTTGGCCAGGCGTTACCGCAAGCTGGTCGATCAGGTGCGCGACGCCGCCATCAAGGGCGGCTATGGCGAGGCGCTGCCGCGCGCGGTCGCGATCAACTACGCCAGGCTGCTCGCCTACAAGGACGAGTATGAGGTGGCGCGGCTGTTCACCGACGGCCGCTTCGAGAAGCAGCTGCGCGACCAGTTCGAGGGCGACTTCAAGTTCAACTTCAATCTGGCGCCGCCGATCCTCGGCGGAGGGCTCGACGCCCAGGGCCGTCCGAAGAAGCGCGCCTTCGGTTCGTGGATGATGTCGGCCTTCAGGGTGATGGCGCGGCTCCGCTTCGTGCGCGGAACGCCGCTCGACATCTTCGGCTACAACGCCGACCGCAAGCTCGAGCGCGACCTGATCGCGGGCTACGAGAAGGATGTGGCAACCGTGTTGAGCCTGCTGTCGCCGCTCAATCACGACATCGCGGTCGAACTGCTGTCGCTGCCCGAGCGCATCCGCGGCTACGGCCCGGTGAAGGAGAAGGCGGTCAACGAGGCAAAGGTTCGCTATACGCAACTCGCCGCCGACCTCGCCAACCCGCCGCCGGCGCCGCGGCAGATGGCGGCGGAGTAG
- a CDS encoding GCG_CRPN prefix-to-repeats domain-containing protein, whose protein sequence is MKYLFAAAVLVTTAFAGISAADAAGGCGPGWHRGPYGGCVRNRGPVVVAPGPVVVRPPVVVVPRGRACPYGFAWRYGRCRPI, encoded by the coding sequence ATGAAGTATCTTTTTGCAGCAGCAGTTTTGGTGACGACCGCATTCGCCGGAATCAGCGCCGCTGACGCGGCTGGTGGCTGTGGCCCCGGCTGGCATCGCGGCCCCTATGGCGGCTGCGTCAGGAACCGCGGCCCCGTCGTCGTCGCTCCGGGTCCCGTCGTTGTGCGCCCGCCGGTCGTGGTGGTGCCGCGTGGCCGCGCCTGCCCTTACGGCTTTGCCTGGCGCTACGGCCGTTGCCGCCCGATCTGA